From Salvelinus namaycush isolate Seneca chromosome 2, SaNama_1.0, whole genome shotgun sequence, one genomic window encodes:
- the rbpjl gene encoding recombining binding protein suppressor of hairless-like protein, with the protein MVPMSSSDFGLDQSFSPLPRVTRESMRQYLQFPPDQSVRILHAKVAQKSYGNEKRFFCPPPCVYISGSGWKLKQDLLNATGAGDSCYRLYGYMGLDSSCVAQADTSKLAFEDQPDARMFACAKSLYISDTDKRKHFRLVLKLFLGNGQEIGSFLSKLIKVISKPSQKRQSMKNADLCISTGSRVALFNRLRSQTVSTRYLAVERGAFVASARQWTAFTVTLVDDQHADSEEFTVCEGFICYGCVVQLVCTDSGVALPPMVIRKVNKQHAILDVDEPVSQLHKCAFQFKDNSQMYLCLSNERIIQYQVSSSLREQSREVLNDGSCWTIIGTEAVEYTFCEGLACVQGSVSPIPVITGLEVNGGGHVAMLEVNGENFGPHLKVWFGNVEAETMLRSPKSMLCVVPDVSVFSGEWRWLRHPITVPLSLIRLDGLIYRSTFSFTYTPEHNTPPQARGALQNAPESDTLIDFIHQEFTRTNFHLFMQN; encoded by the exons ATGGtacccatgagttcatctgactttgG ATTGGACCAAAGTTTTTCTCCACTGCCCAGAGTGACCAGGGAGTCAATGAGACAGTATCTGCAGTTTCCCCCTGACCAATCTGTGCGAATCCTCCATGCAAAGGTCGCCCAGAAATCATACGGCAACGAGAAACG GTTCTTCTGCCCTCCTCCTTGTGTTTACATCAGTGGCTCAGGATGGAAACTGAAACAAGACCTTTTGAATG CCACTGGTGCAGGGGACTCCTGCTACAGACTCTATGGTTATATGGGCCTGGACAGCTCCTGTGTTGCCCAGGCAGACACCTCCAAACTAGCCTTCGAGGACCAGCCTGATGCCAGG ATGTTTGCCTGCGCCAAGTCCCTGTACATCTCTGACACAGACAAAAGGAAGCACTTTCGCCTGGTCCTCAAGCTCTTCCTTGGTAACGGGCAGGAGATTGGCTCCTTCCTCAGTAAGCTGATCAAAGTTATCTCCAAACCGTCCCAGAAGAGGCAGTCTATGAAGAACGCTGACT TGTGTATTTCCACGGGGTCGAGGGTGGCTCTGTTCAACCGCTTGAGGTCCCAAACGGTCAGCACACGTTACCTGGCCGTAGAACGAGGGGCCTTTGTAGCCAGTGCCAGACAGTGGACTGCATTTACAGTCACTTTAG TGGATGACCAGCATGCTGACTCGGAGGAGTTCACGGTGTGTGAGGGATTCATCTGCTACGGCTGTGTGGTTCAGCTGGTCTGCACTGACTCCGGGGTGGCCCTGCCCCCCAtg GTGATCCGCAAGGTGAACAAGCAGCACGCCATCCTGGATGTGGACGAGCCCGTCTCCCAGCTTCACAAGTGTGCCTTTCAGTTCAAGGACAACAGCCAGATGTACCTCTGTCTGTCTAACGAGAGAATCATACAGTACCAG GTCTCATCCAGTCTgagggagcagagcagagaggtgCTGAACGATGGATCATGTTGGACCATCATTGGTACAGAGGCAGTGGAGTATACGTTCTGTGAGGGCTTGGCCTGCGTTCAGGGCTCTGTCAGCCCAATACCTGTCATCACAGGACTGGAG GTGAATGGTGGAGGACATGTAGCCATGCTAGAAGTAAATGGAGAAAACTTTGGCCCCCATCTGAAAGTTTGGTTTGGAAATGTGGAGGCAGAAACTATGTTAAG GTCACCAAAGTCCATGCTGTGTGTGGTTCCAGACGTGTCCGTGTTCAGTGGGGAGTGGAGATGGCTGCGGCACCCCATCACCGTACCTCTGTCCCTCATTCGTCTGGACGGTCTGATCTACAGGAGCACCTTCAGCTTCACCTACACCCCTGAACACAACACCCCCCCGCAGGCCAGAGGGGCACTGCAAAATGCCCCAGAGTCTGACACTCTCATAGACTTCATCCACCAAGAGTTCACACGCACCAACTTCCACTTGTTCATGCAGAACTAG